Proteins from a genomic interval of Pseudomonas silesiensis:
- the flgJ gene encoding flagellar assembly peptidoglycan hydrolase FlgJ: MDMRKGLGVSSSDSGSYSDLNRLNQLKVGDKNSDGNLRKVAQEFESLFLGEMLKSMRSATDALGQDNPLNTPAAKQYQEMYDQQLAVSMSREGGGIGLADVLMRQMAKNKPLAPGEAAAASAAKQAAAKAAVETPIGAGTVATQGPLSRLNGERPLWASRSVKSAASAGEGAHHNDMALINQRRLALPPKLADRLLAGLVPSASTKPSTTAPSAITALNKAPVTASTPTGAGPLYNGDWLTAQTDTAATGRLQIQGRAMAQIPLAPAKKAFSSADEFVNTMLPMAKEAADRIGVDPRYLVAQAALETGWGKSVMRAQDGSSSHNLFGIKAGSSWQGDSARAITSEFRNGAMVKETAQFRSYASYKDSFHDLVTLLQSNNRYQDVVKSADNPEQFVRELQKAGYATDPDYASKISQIARQMTSYQNYAAAGVSTTPI; encoded by the coding sequence ATGGACATGCGCAAAGGATTGGGGGTCAGCAGCAGCGATTCGGGGTCTTATTCGGACCTCAATCGCCTGAACCAGCTCAAGGTCGGCGACAAGAACAGCGACGGCAACCTGCGTAAGGTCGCGCAGGAATTCGAGTCGCTGTTCCTCGGCGAAATGCTCAAGTCCATGCGCTCGGCCACCGATGCGCTGGGCCAGGACAATCCGCTCAACACCCCGGCGGCCAAGCAGTACCAGGAAATGTACGACCAGCAACTGGCCGTTTCCATGTCCCGCGAAGGCGGCGGCATCGGCCTGGCGGACGTGTTGATGCGCCAGATGGCGAAGAACAAACCCCTGGCGCCGGGCGAAGCCGCAGCAGCGTCCGCCGCCAAGCAGGCCGCAGCGAAAGCGGCGGTGGAAACACCGATTGGCGCTGGCACTGTCGCCACCCAAGGGCCGTTGTCGCGCCTCAATGGCGAGCGACCCTTGTGGGCTTCGCGCTCGGTGAAATCGGCGGCGAGCGCGGGGGAGGGTGCGCATCACAACGACATGGCCCTGATCAATCAGCGGCGCCTGGCCCTGCCACCGAAACTGGCCGACCGCTTGCTCGCCGGGCTGGTGCCATCAGCATCGACCAAGCCATCGACCACGGCGCCGTCCGCCATCACAGCACTGAACAAGGCCCCGGTGACGGCGAGCACTCCAACCGGGGCCGGCCCCCTGTACAACGGCGATTGGCTGACCGCGCAAACCGATACCGCCGCCACCGGGCGCCTGCAGATCCAGGGTCGTGCCATGGCGCAAATCCCCCTGGCACCGGCGAAAAAGGCGTTCAGCTCCGCCGACGAATTCGTCAACACCATGCTGCCCATGGCCAAGGAAGCCGCCGACCGCATCGGCGTCGATCCGCGTTACCTGGTGGCCCAGGCCGCCCTGGAAACCGGCTGGGGCAAATCGGTCATGCGCGCCCAGGACGGCAGCAGCAGCCACAACCTGTTCGGCATCAAGGCCGGCAGCAGCTGGCAGGGCGACTCGGCGCGGGCGATCACCAGCGAATTCAGAAATGGCGCCATGGTCAAGGAGACGGCGCAGTTCCGTTCCTACGCGTCCTACAAGGACAGCTTCCATGACCTGGTGACCTTGCTGCAATCGAACAATCGTTATCAAGACGTCGTGAAATCCGCCGATAACCCGGAACAATTTGTGCGCGAGTTGCAGAAGGCCGGTTACGCCACCGACCCGGACTACGCCAGCAAGATTTCGCAGATAGCCAGGCAGATGACCAGTTACCAGAACTACGCTGCGGCGGGCGTTTCCACCACGCCTATATAG
- a CDS encoding flagellar basal body P-ring protein FlgI, which translates to MVCAASSAQAERLKDIASISGVRSNQLIGYGLVVGLNGTGDQTTQTPFTLQTFNNMLSQFGIKVPPGSGNVQLKNVAAVSISADLPAFAKPGQQIDITVSSIGNSKSLRGGTLLLTPLKGIDGNVYAIAQGNLVVGGFDAEGRDGSKITVNVPSAGRIPGGASVERSVPSGFNQGNSLTLNLNRSDFTTAKRIVDKINDLLGPGVAQAIDGGSIRVSAPLDPSQRVDYLSILENLEVDPGQAVAKVIINSRTGTIVIGQNVKVSPAAVTHGSLTVTITEDPIVSQPGPLSNGQTAVVPRSRVNAEQEAKPMFKFGPGTTLDEIVRAVNQVGAAPGDLMAILEALKQAGALQADLIVI; encoded by the coding sequence ATGGTGTGTGCAGCGTCCAGCGCCCAGGCCGAGCGGCTGAAGGATATCGCCAGCATTTCCGGGGTGCGTTCCAACCAATTGATCGGCTACGGCCTGGTGGTCGGGCTTAACGGTACCGGCGACCAGACGACCCAGACTCCGTTCACCCTGCAGACCTTCAACAACATGCTCTCGCAGTTCGGCATCAAGGTGCCGCCGGGGTCGGGCAACGTGCAATTGAAAAACGTCGCGGCCGTGTCGATCAGTGCCGACTTGCCGGCGTTCGCCAAGCCGGGTCAGCAGATCGACATTACTGTCTCTTCCATCGGCAACTCCAAGAGCCTGCGCGGCGGCACCTTGCTGCTGACCCCGCTCAAGGGCATCGACGGCAACGTCTACGCCATCGCCCAGGGCAACCTGGTGGTCGGCGGCTTCGATGCCGAAGGTCGCGACGGTTCCAAGATCACCGTCAACGTGCCCTCGGCCGGGCGCATCCCCGGCGGTGCCTCGGTCGAGCGTTCGGTGCCGAGCGGCTTCAACCAGGGCAACAGCCTGACCCTGAACCTCAACCGTTCGGACTTCACCACCGCCAAGCGCATCGTCGACAAGATCAACGACCTGCTCGGCCCCGGCGTCGCCCAGGCCATCGACGGCGGCTCGATTCGGGTCAGCGCGCCGCTGGACCCGAGCCAGCGCGTCGACTACCTGTCGATCCTCGAGAACCTCGAAGTCGACCCGGGCCAGGCGGTGGCGAAAGTCATCATCAACTCCCGCACCGGCACCATCGTGATCGGCCAGAACGTCAAGGTGTCCCCGGCCGCCGTGACCCACGGCAGCCTGACCGTGACCATCACCGAAGACCCGATCGTCAGCCAGCCCGGCCCTCTGTCCAACGGGCAGACGGCGGTCGTGCCGCGCTCGCGGGTCAACGCCGAGCAGGAAGCCAAGCCGATGTTCAAGTTCGGCCCGGGCACCACCCTCGACGAAATCGTCCGGGCGGTGAACCAGGTCGGCGCCGCGCCGGGTGACCTGATGGCGATCCTCGAAGCACTGAAACAGGCCGGCGCCTTGCAAGCCGACTTGATCGTGATCTGA